A window of Gemmatimonadota bacterium genomic DNA:
CAGAGCGCGGACTCGGACACGGCGGACGAGCTGACGGAGGGACTCGAACCCCCAACCTGCCGCTTACAAGGCGGCTGCTCTACCAGTTGAGCTACGTCAGCGGTAACAGAGCTTTTTAGTCTAGTTTATGCCTGGAGAAGTGTCAATCACGCTTCCAGCGTGTTCCGGAAGGTCCGTCTTCGAGGACGATCCCTTTCCCCGCAAGTTCATCGCGGATCGCATCCGCGGCCGCCCAATTCCGCTCATCGCGTGCCCGGGCCCGAGCCTGAATCCGGTCTTCGACCCAGATTCGGAGCGAATCGTCCACTTTTCGGTCCTTCCGTCCCACCTCGAGGAGCCCCAACACCTCGTCGAGCGAGGCGAGGACGCCGAGAGCCCGCGACTTCTCACTAGGTCGGATGGCGGGCGACCCATCCAGCAGGGCGTTCACCTTGTTCAGGAAGACAAAAAGCGCCGCCATCGCCCCGGAGACGTTCAGGTCGTCGTCCATGGCGCGGGCGAAGGCCGCGACCGCCTCGTCCGCCAGAGTCGCGAGATCTCCGGCGTCCGCACCCTCGTCCGTCGAGTGGGCGCCGAGGCGGGCTTCGAAGTCGAGGAGCCGGCTCACCGCACGAGCGGAGGCGTCGAGCCCCTCCCGCGTGAAGTTCAGGTCGCTCCGGTACTGCGCGGAGAGGAGCTGGTGCCGAATCGCGGCGGGAGACGTCCCGCCCTCGAGGAGCTCGCGGACCGTGATGAAGTTTCCGAGGGACTTGGACATCTTTCGCCCCTCCACGGTCAGGTGCTTCACGTGGAGCCAGGTCCGGACGAAGGGTTTCCCGGTCGCCCCCTCCGATTGGGCGATTTCGTCTTCGTGGTGCGGAAACACCAGGTCTTCTCCACCCAGGTGGAGATCGAGGGTCGGGCCGATTTCCGCGAGCGCCATCGCGGAGCACTCGAGGTGCCACCCCGGCCTCCCGCGCCCCCACGGCGCGTCCCAGGCGGCCCCGACCTCTTCGTCCCCAGGTTTTACGGCCTTCCAGAGGGCGAAGTCCCGCGCGTCCTCCTTCCCGTATTCATCCTGGGCGACCCGCTCGCCGATCCGCCCTTCATCGAGGTCCTTTCCCGACAGCTTTCCGTATTCCGGGAAGGCGGAGATGTCGAAAAAAACCGACCCCTCCTCGGTCGGATACGCCAACCCGCGATCCAGGAGGGTCTGGACCAGGTGGATCATCTGAGGGATGTAATCGGTGGCGCGGGGATAGGCGTCGAATCGGCGCACCCCGAGGAGGTCGGATTCCTCGAGGACCGACTTCAGGTGCGGCGCCGTGTAGTCGTGCAGCGACTTCCCCGCGAGCGCCGCCGCCTTGATCGTCTTGTCGTCCACGTCCGTGAAGTTCATGACGAACCGCACGTCCAGCCCCTTCCACTCGAGGTACCGGTGGACGATGTCGTAGAAGAGAAAGCTGCGAAAATTGCCTACGTGCGCCGGACCATAGACGGTTGGGCCGCATCCGTAGATCCCCACCTTTCGGACCTCGAGGGGTTCGAAAGGATCGAGGGAACGCGTGAGCGTGTTGTAGAGGCGAAGCGTCATCGAGTCGGCGGAAGAAGCCTCCGGGATCACCGGAGGAGTCGTACCTCGTCCACCTGCCACTCCCCGGAGTCTCTGAGGAAGCCGACGAAGAGAGTGCGTTGGATGTCCTGCGAGGTTCCGGCGACCCGCCCCGACCAGAGGACTTCGGCGTACCCTCCGAACGGGGAGCCATCCACCGGCGCCGCGCGGCTCACGACCGCGATCCCTCCGTCGTAGCCCCGCAAGAATTCTCGAAGGGACGCGACCGCCTGTCGCGCCGAGAGCCCGACGTGGCCCGCGTTTCCGAGGTGAAGCCGGATTCCGCTGGGCGCGAGGAGGGAGGTGAGGGCGTCCCCGGACGGATCGGCGAGCGCGCGCGCGAATGCGATCGAAGCCGCCTCGAGGGGGCTTCCCGGAACGCGGATCGTATCGGCGACAACCGGTGCGAGCTCCATGCCCCGGAGCGCGGCGGGGACAAGAAAGACGATCGCGGTCAGGGACAACGCGGCGCGCAACAGGATGGCCCTCCTCGATCTGTGTGTCATCACTCGCTTCGCCCGCCCCGTTCCATCGCTGCGCGGACCGCTTCCGCCGCCACCGCCGGATCCGAGGCCTTCGTGACCGTCCGGCCGACCACGAGATAGGTCGCGCCCGCGCTCACCGCCTCGGCGGGGGTCGCGGTCCGTGCCTGGTCCCCGGGATCCTCGCCGGGGAGCCGGACTCCCGGTACCACGATCAGGACCTCCGGCCCCAGCCGGTCGCGAATTCGTCGTGCCTCTCCCGCCGCGGCCACGATCCCGTGCGCTCCGTACCCGACGGCCGATATGGCCAGCCGCTCCACTTCTTCTTCGGCGACCGCGGAAGGGCGCCCCCAAGCCTCGGCGAGCTCCACCGACGAGTGGGAGGTGAGAACCGTAACACCGAGGAGCCGCGTGGGCGACCCTTCGACTGCTCCGCGCGCCGCCGCCACCATCCGGGGGCCGCCGACGGCATGCACCGTGAGAAGGTCGGCGCCCAGCTCGGCCGCCGCACGCGCCGCGCCGGCGACCGTATTCGGGATGTCGTGGAGCTTCAGGTCGAGGAATACCCGGTGCCCCCTCGCCTGGAGCTCGCGTACGATCGCCGGCCCTTCACGCGTGAACAACTCCAACCCGACCTTGAAAAACCCCGGGCGCCCACCGAGCCGGTCCACGAGTTCTAGGGCACTCCCCCCGGAAGGGAAGTCGAGCGCGACGATCACCTCAGCCCCGGGCATGCCCCACCTGCTCGAGGGATGCATCAGGACCCTCGTCCCGGCTCCGGGAAGAGGGCGTCGGTTCGCTCCCCACCTCCCCGGCGCCGACCAGTTCCGCGACGGATCGGATCCCGTGCGAAACTCCGTACCTTTGTAACTCTTCTGCTACCCTTCCGGCTGCCCGCGGATCCCAAAATGACGCCGTTCCGACCTGCACGAGAGACGCCCCGGCGAGGAGGTATTGGAGCGCGTCTTCCCCGCTCGCCACGCCGCCGGCGCCCACGAGGGGGAGCCGGGTGAGACGCGACGCGCTCCAGACCGCGTGCACCCCGATGGGGAGGAGGGCCGGGCCACTCATCCCTCCCGATCCGGCCCCGAGGACCGGCCTGCGGGTCTCCGGATCGAAGGCCAGGGCCGGAAGGGTGTTGACGAGAGTGAGCCCATCCGCGCCCTCGGACTCCGCCGCCTGGATCACCGGTTCGAGTACGGGAGCGTTCGGAGCGAGCTTCACGAGGAGGGGACGCGGCGTGACCGAACGAACTCTTCCCACCACCTGTTGGATCGCATCCGGGTCGAGGGCGAAAGGAAAGGCCCCCTGTTTCGCGTCGTTAGGGCAGGAAAGGTTCAGCTCGAAGCCCACGAAGCCGGTCCCTCCCTCGAGAATCTCCACGGTGCGGACATATTGGTCCAGCGTATTTCCGGCAACGCTCAAAAAAACGGGGAGCTCCGCAAGATGGTCCCGAATCCAGGGGAGCTTCTCCCGGAGGACGGCAAAAGCGCCAGGATTCGCCAGCCCGACCGAATTCAGCATCCCCGCGCGGAACTCGGCCACTCGCGGCGCGGGATTCCCTACGCGGGGCTCGAGGGTTACGGACTTCGTGACGAGTCCACCGACGCGATCGAGGTCCACGACCTCGGCGACCTCCTCGCCAAACCCACAGGTCCCCGCGGCGAGGAGAATCGGGTTCCCGAACCGGATCCCGAAGCGCTCGACCGTCTGATCCATTCTTACTGGCCGGGGGGATAACTTTCGAAGAAACGCCGGATGGCCCTCGCCATCGCTCGCGCGGTATCGCGGTGAAACTCGGCGTGGGAAAGGAGACGTTCTTCCTCGGGATTCGTGATGAACCCCAACTCCACCAGGACCGATGGCATCATCGAGTTCGTGATCACGGCGAACGGCCCCTGCTTGACTCCGCGGTCGGGACCCGGGTGAAAGGCCCCCAGCTCCCTCTGAACCTGATCGGCCAGCGCTGCGGACCAGTGCTGGTGGTCGAAGGTTCGAAGGTCGCGTAGGATGGCCCCGAGGAGGGGATCTCCCGCGGTCGCGCCCCCCGGCGACGCGCCCGCCGCGAGCGGGGCATTCTCCAGCGCTGCGACACGTCGTTCGTGCTCGTCCCTCGCCTCGGAGAGGAAATACGTCTCGAATCCGCGGACTCCGGTTCGGTCCGGAAGCGCGTTGGCGTGAATCGAGATGAAGACACCCGGGCGGTCCCCCTTCCACCCCGTCGCCGACTCCCCCCGGCTCCAGATGGGGATCGCAACGTCTCGGTCCCGAGTGAGGCGCACCTCGATTCCGGGATCATTCGCGAGCTCCCGCGCGAGGGCCATCGCCATGGCCAGCGCCACGTCCTTTTCGCGAGTCCCGCGACCGCCGATCGCGCCGGGGTCCTCTCCTCCATGCCCGGGATCGATCACGACGATCCGGGGAGCGCGGGCCTCCGCCGGGGTCGTCGCGGGGGGGAGGGGAGAGGGGGAGCCGGGAACCGGATTCCTCACGGTCGCCTCCGACGCGTCGCCCGCCCCCTCGACCTGCAGGACGAAGCGCTCCGAATCGAAGCGGTATGCGCGGGGGAGGAGCCCGGGGAAGAGATCCACGAGGAGCTGAACCGGGAGATAGAGGCTCTCCCCGAACCAGTAAGGGGCGTGCGCCGTCTGGAGGAGCCCCTCGTCCCAGAGGAAAAAAGGCGAGCCGGGCGTGAATCGAAGGGTGAGGCCGGACCGGTGCCGCAGCACGACGTCTTCTCCGTCGGGCCGGATCGAGGCGCCCCAGCCGAGAGGGCCCAGTGCCGAGGCGTCGAAGGCTGGATACCCGCGATGGCTCGCGATCTGGATCGCGCTTCCGGGGCCGTGCGGGAGGCTGACTCCGAGGCTTCTTCCTCCCTGGCCGGCCAGGGATGCGGGGAGGAGTGTGAAGAGGGCGGCGGACAGGAGGAAGGGGCGGCGGATCGTTACTGGGGTCTTCATGCGGCAGTGCATTCCGTTCACTCCCGGCGCATCGCGCGTTGGGCCTCCCTCTCCTGCGTGCGGCGCTTCAGCTTCTCTCGCTTGTCGTGGAGCTGCTTCCCTCGGGCCAGCGCGAGGGTCGTTCGTGCGTACCCGTTTCGGAAGTAGATGTCGAGCGGGACGAGGGTCAATCCCTTTTCCTCCACCTTCCCGATCAGCTTTCGGATCTCGTGGCTGTGCAGGAGGAGCTTCCTCGGCCGCTCGGGATCCTGGTTCCAGCGGTTCGCCGGATCGTAGGGTGAGATGTGGAGCGAGTGGAGCCAGATCTCTCCCCCTTCGACACGTGCGTGGGCGTCCTTGAAGGAGACCTTTCCTTCCCTGAGCGACTTCACCTCGGGCCCAGCGAGGACCAGCCCCGCCTCCCACGTGTCGAGGATGTGATACTCGTGGCGAGCCTTCCGGTTCGTCGCGACGATCCGGCGCCCTCCACGCTCCTCGTTCATCCCGCCTCCACCGCGGTGCTCGCCACCGTGCCTCCGAGGCGCGGGGCTAGTGTCCCGTCCTAGAAGATGAGGACCGGCGTTCCCACCCCGACGCGGTGGTACAACTCGCGGGCGGCCTCGTTCGTCAGCCGGATGCAACCGTGCGAGACGCGCCTGTCATCGGGGTTGATGAAGTCGATGAGGAGCTGGGGCCGGTCGGTGCCATGGATCGCGATGCCGTCGCCGAGAAAAAGCGCCGAGGTCCCGAGGGTGTTGGGGGACCGGTAGCGGTCCTCGGGCGCGGGGATTGCACGGCCCTGTTCCACGTACCACCAATCCGGCGCGATCCACTCGGGGTCTTTTTCCTTGCGGAGAACGTGGAAGAGCCCGACCGGAGTCGTGAAGGTCCACTCCCGGCCCTGTCCCTCGAGCTGATACCCGGTTCCGGTCCCGGCGCGAGCGGACCAGACGACCTCGGTCCCCTCCATGACGAGCACCCGGTTTTCGGCGATGTGGACCACGATGTAGGGCCCGTCCGTTTGGACGAGCGGACGATCGAGGGAGAGGTTTCGTTCGAGGGTCTGCTCGGCGAGGACGACCCCTTCGCCGCCATTGAGGAAGCCCGTGGTCTTCCCATTCCCCCCGAAGGGCGCGAGTCCGTCCTGGCCGGCGGCGCCGGCCGGAAGGAGGAGGGAAGAAGCAAGGAGCGAAAATACTGCCAGAATGGCAGCGACCGTCCCGGGGCCACCGCCCTCCTGCGTCTTTTCGCGGGCGTCCTGAATCGCGTCCATTCGCTTGACCCTCCGCTTCTCGTACACACGGGCCACCTGGCCCCCCAGGATGAAGACCGCGGCGCTGTAGTAAATCCAGAGAAAAAGGATCGCTACGACCGCGAGGCTCCCGTAGGCGCTCGAGTAATTCGCCACCGAAGTGGCGTACCAGGCGAACACCCCCTTCATGACCTCGAAAACAACTGTAGCAAATGTCGCGCCAACGGTGGCGGTGCGAAAGGGGATAAGGCGCGCCGGGACATACCGATAGAGGAGAAAAAACAGAATCCAGGCCGCGGAGAAGGAGATCACGTGCCCCGCCGTGGCCTGCAGGAGCTCCGCGACCCGGCTCGCGAGGCCGAGCCCGGCCCCGACGTCGCCGAGCGCCCGGGATGCCACCGTCACACCCACGTTCAGAACGAGGAGGAAACCGCCCACCACCACGACATAAATGTCGAAGAGTTTTCCCACGAGGATCCCCCGGTCCTTCTCCACATGGAAAACCTGCCGGAGGACGACCCGAAGGGTCGAGACGAGGCGGGTCGAGATCCAAAGGAGGAAAAGAGCCGCGAGGATCGTGAAGCCGGTGCGCTCCTCCATCAGCCCCCCGAGAAGGCCACGGACCGCCTGGGTGAGCTCGATGTCTCCCTCGACCGCCGGAAAATACGAGAGAACGACCTCGATCAGCTCCGGGGAGGCACCGCCGAATCGGGCGGTCAGGACGAATCCCAAAAGCCCCGCGACGAGAAGGAGGAGGGGAACCCCGGCGAGCAGGACGTTGAAGGTGATCGCGCCGGCCAGGAAGAAAAAGTCGCTCCGGCTGACAATGGTCCAGAGCTCGGCCAGGAAGCCGAGCGGTCCGGGGCGTTCGCGGAGCGGGGGACGCGCGGGCTCCGCGGAGGAATCCCGCCGCCTAAAGGGGTTGATCACGAATCGGGCGGCCCCCGTGCGGCGCCCTCGCGTAAATCAGGACTCCTCTCCCTCCTTCGCCGCCGCCCGGGCTGCATCCACCCCCGCGCGGTAAGCCGCCTTCGAGCGCTCGATCCGGTCCTCCAGCTCGCCCCGGGCCTCGCGCGCAGTCTCTTTTCCCGACTCCACGGCGGTGCGGAATTGGTCCACGCGGTCCATCACCTCCGTACGAGTCTGGTCCAGCTTGTCCTCGAGTTGGCGCTGCATCTCGCGGACGCGCTCCTCCGCGGCGTCGCGGAACTTCAGCGCCTTCTCCTTGATCTCCCGCTGCGTCTCTTCACCCGACTTGGGGGCGAACAGGAGTGCGATCCCCGCGCCGAGGAGCGCCCCGAAAATGAACGCTCCGACCCCGCCGCTCTCCCGCTCCACCACGATGTAGGGCACCTCGTCACGATCCCGCATTTCCCTCCTCCTCTTCGCCTTCGATCCGTGTTCGGGCTCGATCCCGCGGACTGGGCTCAAGTTAGGGTTCGCTCCCGGGCGGTGACAGTGGGTAACCCTCCCGCCCGAGCATTCCGTAGGTCAGAACCTTTCCGAGTTCGACCCCAGGCTGGTCGAAGGGATCCACTCCGTATAACTCACCGGCGTACGCCGTGGCGATCTGGAAGAGCATGATGAGGCCCCCCAACCCACGCGCGTCCAGGCGTTGGACCGAGATGGCCAGCGAGGGCCGACCGGCACGGCGGAGAGCCTCGGCGGTGGCCTGCCTCTCGGTCTCGAGGAGCTCGTCGAGGGTGTGTCCGCCCAGGTAGGAAAAGGCGCCGACCTCCGGGTGGCTCCTCGGGATCTCCACCGGGGAGTCCCGCTCCTCGACCCGGAGAAAGCAGACGACCTTGTCCTGCGGGCCCTCCATGAGGAGCTGGAGAAGGGAATGCTGGTCCACGGCGCCGAGCGCCGCGACCGGCGTCGGTCCCACATGCACGGGATTCCCCTTCCGGTCCCGTGCCTTTCCGAGCGACTCCGCCCAGAGCTGCTGGAACCAGAGCCCGAGGGTCCGAAGCCGGTCGCCATAGGGCATGAAGACGTGAATGCTCCGCCCGGACTCCGCGTGGGCCGCATGGAGGAGTGTGGCGAAGAGGCCGGCCGGATTTTCTTCCAGCACGTTCGTGCGGCAGCGCTCGTCCATGGCCGCTGCTCCGGCGAGGAGCTCGGCGAGGTCCACCCCGACCACCCCCGCGGGAAGAAGACCGACCGCGGAGAGGACGGAGAAACGTCCACCGACATTGGCCGGGACCTCGAGCGCGGGGATCCCCCGCTCTCCCGCGAGCTTCCGCAGCGCCCCGGAAACGGGGTCGGTCGTAAAGAGGAGGTGGCCCGGGAGCGTCGCCTCGTCGAGGACCGCGCGGAGCGCTTCCTCGACCACGAGATACTGCGCCATCGTTTCCGCGGTGGATCCCGACTTGCTCACGACGTTGAAGAGCGTCTTCCGGAGGTCGAGCCGCCCCAGGAGTGCCTTCGTCGTGCCTGGATCCACGTTTTCCAGGAAATAGAGCCTGGGAAAGTGCTCCCTCTCCTCTGGAGAGAGCTCGTTCCAGTAGGGTTTCAGGAGGGCGTCCGCGATCGCTCGGGCCCCGAGGCTCGAGCCCCCGATTCCCACAACCACGAGCGCCTCGAACCACTGTCCGAAGGAGTCCGCGACTTCCCGGACCCCTTCCATCGCCTCCTGCGCGTAGGGGAGGGCGAAGAAGCCGGCCTCACCGGACTCCCTTCGCGCTTCGGCTTCCGCGTGGGCCGCGCGGAAGCGATCCGCGAGGTCCCCGGTCAATCTTCGCGCCTCGATGCCGGGACTGCCGAGCCTGGAATCGAGGAGGTTCGATGGATCGAGTGTGATCCTGGTCACGTCGGCGTTTCTCCGCTGTCGCTCGCACCCCGAAGCTCCACGGGCCCGGGGCTCTCCTTTTCCTCCACGCGCACGGTCAGCCCATCGTACGCGGGAGCGATTCCCGCGGGAAGGCGCTCCGCCAGCGCGGTGTGGGACACGCGGTGGGTGAAATGCGTGAAAAACGTTCGTTCGGCTCCAATGAGTCGCGCGGCTTCCACCGCTTCCTCCACGTTGAAGTGGGTCGGGTGGGGATCCCCCCACCAGAGGGCGTTGAGCACGAGGACCCGTACGCCCTCGAGAAGGGCCATCGCCTCGCTGGGAAGCCGCTTCGCGTCCGTGACGTAGCCGAGATCTCCCACTCGGAAGCCCATGACGCGCATCGGCCCGTGCGGCACCTCGATCGGGACGAAGTTCTCTCCGGCGACGGGGGTGAATTCTCCCGCCCGGACCGCGTGCATCTCCAGGTGGGGCTTCGAAGAACCGGGCCCGGGTCGCACCGAAGGGTCGAAGATGTAGTCGAAGCGCCGTACGATCGTAGCGCACGCCTCTTCGGAGGCGTAGGCGGGGAGGCTCCGCCGGGTCCTCATCGAAAAGATGCGGAGGTCGTCGACCCCGTGGAGGTGATCCGCATGCACGTGCGTGAACCAGACCGCGTCCACCCGCGTCACGCCCTCCCGCAGGAGTTGCAGCCGAAGCTCGGGCGGCGTGTCCACGAGAATCGTTTTCCCGTCCTCCCAGGAGAGGAGCGCCCCATGGCGAAGGCGCCGGTCCTTCGGGTCGAGGGAAGTGCAGACGGCGCATCCGCAACCGAGAACGGGAACGCCGAACGAGGTCCCGGTGCCGAGGAAGGTGAGCTTCATCGGCGAGGCGCCGAAGCCGGAAAGCCGGGGCTCAGCGGGGCGCGAGGCATCGTCACGGCGTGGCCCATCAGAGATGCTCGACCCTCAGGGTGTTCGTCGAGCCCGACTGATGGAAGGGGAAGCCCGCCGTGACGACGACCGTGTCGCCGGGAACGCCGAGTCCCGAGGCAACGATCGCGCGACTCCCGAAATCCCGCAGCGCCTCGTAGCTGACTTCGGATTCGCTTGCGAGGAGGGGGATGACCCCCCAGACGGGCGCGAGCTGCCGGTAGGTGAGCGGGTCCGTGGTGACCGCGAAGATGGGAACCGGCGGGCGGTGCGAGGCCACGAGCCGCGCCGAAAAACCACTCCGGGTGATCACGAGCACGGCCGGCGCGTCGAGGGTCTTCAGGGCGTTCACCGTGGCGGACGCGACGGCGTGTTCCCGTCGGGTGGCCCCGGTCCGCCCGTCCGGTCCGGGGCTCGCCACGTAACGCGGCCCCGCCTCGAGCACGCCGCTCGCCTCGATCTCCCGGATGATTCGCACGAGGGCGTCGAGTGCGAGAAGCGGGTAGCGCCCGACCGCCGTCTCTCCGGAGAGCATCACCGCATCCGTGCCATCGAGGACCGCGTTCGCCACGTCGGAAGCCTCCGCCCGCGTGGGCCTCGGGTGCTCGATCATGGACTCGAGCATCTGTGTTGCCGTGATCACCGGCCGGGCGTGAAAGTTCGACTTCTGGATGAGTCGCTTCTGGGCCAGCGGCACCTCCTCGAAGGGAAGCTCCACGCCGAGGTCCCCGCGTGCGACCATGACGAGGTCGCCCGCCTCCAGGATCTCGTCCAGGTGTTCGAGGGCGCAGGCGAGCTCGATCTTCGCAACCGTGAGGGCCTGCCCCCCGATCCTCGCTTTCAGGTTCCGGACGTCCCATCCGGCCCGGACGAAAGAAAGCCCCACGCATTCGACCCCCTCCTCCAGGACAAAAGCGAGGTCGCCCAGGTCCTTTTCGGTCAGGGACGGCGCGGAGGCCGCGCCCGAGGGAATGCTGATCCCCTTGTGGCTCCCCAGGACTCCGCCACGCACGACGCGGAGGTGGACGCGGTCTCCGTCAACGCCCTCCGCCCTCAACTCGAGGAGCCCGTCGTCGAGGAGCACCCGGTCGCCCGCTTTCAGGTCGCGCGCCAGGTGCGAGTAGGTGGTGGGAAGCTCTCCCGGCCCGACATCCCCTTCCGGAGCCAGGACGACTTCGTCGTCGGGCTCGAGCTCGACGGGGAGGTCGAGGCGGCCGATGCGAATCTTCGGGCCCTGGAGGTCGGCCAGGATCGCCACGGGGCGTCCCTCGGCCGCCGCGGCCTCTTTGACCCGGCGGATCACCCGCGCGTGGGTGTCGCGGTCCCCGTGGGAGAGGTTGACCCGCGCCACGTCCATCCCTCCTTGAACCAGCTCCCGAATCGTCCCCGCGGCCGCCGTCGCGGGGCCGATCGTGCAGACGATCTTGGTGCGGCGCATGGAAGCAAGGCCCCGTGGGGAGAAAGACGAGAAGGCGTTTCCGAAGTTGGTCGGGGGCCCGAGGGAGGGCAAGGCGCGTTCCCCGACCTTGCATGGGGGCTCCAACCCGCCTCCGGGTCCTCATGGCGCGCCTGGCAGGGCCCACCCTGCGGGGGCTTCATGCGACGGAACTTTGGGACTGGAAAGCGTGTATCCACAAGCACTTCAGTGTGATATTGCGTGCGGGCGGAGGAGGGGGAGCCCCATGGACATCCAGGTTGTTGATGACGCCGGGGGCCTCGACTCAGTGGGGTCAGCGCTCGCCGGGGCGAGCCGCGTGGCGCTCGATTGCGAAGCGGCCGGCTACCACCGGTACTCGGATCGCCTCTGCCTCCTCCAGCTGACGGTCGGACCCAAGACCTTTCTCCTGGACCCGCTCGCGGTGAACCCCGAGCCGGTCGTTGGGCCCCTCCTGCGCGATCCGGCCATCGAGGTCGTCATGCATGGAGCGGATTACGACATCCGCCTGCTGGAGCGCGACCTCGGGATCGCGCTCCGGGGGCTCATCGACACGCAGATCGCCGCCGCGCTCATCGGCTCCGAAACCGTAGGCCTCTCTTCGCTCCTGGAAAACAGATTCGGGATTCGCCTTTCGAAAAAGTACCAGAAGGCGGACTGGGCCCAGCGCCCTCTTCCGGACGCGATGCGCGAGTATGCCGCGCACGACACCTCGCACCTCCACGAGCTCGCAGAAGGACTTCTGGCCGAGCTGGACGCGCTCGATCGCGTCGAGTGGGCCCGCGAAGAGTGCCGGGAGCTGGAAAAGGTGAGATTCGAGCCGAACGGGCATCAGGACCCGGTGACGCGGGTGAAGCTCGCGCGCGGGCTAGGCGCCCGCGAAGTGGATCGCCTGCGGGAGGCGCTCGAGTGGCGGGACGAGGTCGCTCGCGAGTGGGACCGTGCTCTATTTCGCGTGGTCGGGGACGGCGCCC
This region includes:
- a CDS encoding YhjD/YihY/BrkB family envelope integrity protein, encoding MINPFRRRDSSAEPARPPLRERPGPLGFLAELWTIVSRSDFFFLAGAITFNVLLAGVPLLLLVAGLLGFVLTARFGGASPELIEVVLSYFPAVEGDIELTQAVRGLLGGLMEERTGFTILAALFLLWISTRLVSTLRVVLRQVFHVEKDRGILVGKLFDIYVVVVGGFLLVLNVGVTVASRALGDVGAGLGLASRVAELLQATAGHVISFSAAWILFFLLYRYVPARLIPFRTATVGATFATVVFEVMKGVFAWYATSVANYSSAYGSLAVVAILFLWIYYSAAVFILGGQVARVYEKRRVKRMDAIQDAREKTQEGGGPGTVAAILAVFSLLASSLLLPAGAAGQDGLAPFGGNGKTTGFLNGGEGVVLAEQTLERNLSLDRPLVQTDGPYIVVHIAENRVLVMEGTEVVWSARAGTGTGYQLEGQGREWTFTTPVGLFHVLRKEKDPEWIAPDWWYVEQGRAIPAPEDRYRSPNTLGTSALFLGDGIAIHGTDRPQLLIDFINPDDRRVSHGCIRLTNEAARELYHRVGVGTPVLIF
- the pyrF gene encoding orotidine-5'-phosphate decarboxylase: MPGAEVIVALDFPSGGSALELVDRLGGRPGFFKVGLELFTREGPAIVRELQARGHRVFLDLKLHDIPNTVAGAARAAAELGADLLTVHAVGGPRMVAAARGAVEGSPTRLLGVTVLTSHSSVELAEAWGRPSAVAEEEVERLAISAVGYGAHGIVAAAGEARRIRDRLGPEVLIVVPGVRLPGEDPGDQARTATPAEAVSAGATYLVVGRTVTKASDPAVAAEAVRAAMERGGRSE
- a CDS encoding MBL fold metallo-hydrolase is translated as MKLTFLGTGTSFGVPVLGCGCAVCTSLDPKDRRLRHGALLSWEDGKTILVDTPPELRLQLLREGVTRVDAVWFTHVHADHLHGVDDLRIFSMRTRRSLPAYASEEACATIVRRFDYIFDPSVRPGPGSSKPHLEMHAVRAGEFTPVAGENFVPIEVPHGPMRVMGFRVGDLGYVTDAKRLPSEAMALLEGVRVLVLNALWWGDPHPTHFNVEEAVEAARLIGAERTFFTHFTHRVSHTALAERLPAGIAPAYDGLTVRVEEKESPGPVELRGASDSGETPT
- the cysS gene encoding cysteine--tRNA ligase gives rise to the protein MIPEASSADSMTLRLYNTLTRSLDPFEPLEVRKVGIYGCGPTVYGPAHVGNFRSFLFYDIVHRYLEWKGLDVRFVMNFTDVDDKTIKAAALAGKSLHDYTAPHLKSVLEESDLLGVRRFDAYPRATDYIPQMIHLVQTLLDRGLAYPTEEGSVFFDISAFPEYGKLSGKDLDEGRIGERVAQDEYGKEDARDFALWKAVKPGDEEVGAAWDAPWGRGRPGWHLECSAMALAEIGPTLDLHLGGEDLVFPHHEDEIAQSEGATGKPFVRTWLHVKHLTVEGRKMSKSLGNFITVRELLEGGTSPAAIRHQLLSAQYRSDLNFTREGLDASARAVSRLLDFEARLGAHSTDEGADAGDLATLADEAVAAFARAMDDDLNVSGAMAALFVFLNKVNALLDGSPAIRPSEKSRALGVLASLDEVLGLLEVGRKDRKVDDSLRIWVEDRIQARARARDERNWAAADAIRDELAGKGIVLEDGPSGTRWKRD
- a CDS encoding N-acetylmuramoyl-L-alanine amidase, with translation MKTPVTIRRPFLLSAALFTLLPASLAGQGGRSLGVSLPHGPGSAIQIASHRGYPAFDASALGPLGWGASIRPDGEDVVLRHRSGLTLRFTPGSPFFLWDEGLLQTAHAPYWFGESLYLPVQLLVDLFPGLLPRAYRFDSERFVLQVEGAGDASEATVRNPVPGSPSPLPPATTPAEARAPRIVVIDPGHGGEDPGAIGGRGTREKDVALAMAMALARELANDPGIEVRLTRDRDVAIPIWSRGESATGWKGDRPGVFISIHANALPDRTGVRGFETYFLSEARDEHERRVAALENAPLAAGASPGGATAGDPLLGAILRDLRTFDHQHWSAALADQVQRELGAFHPGPDRGVKQGPFAVITNSMMPSVLVELGFITNPEEERLLSHAEFHRDTARAMARAIRRFFESYPPGQ
- a CDS encoding glucose-6-phosphate isomerase (catalyzes the formation of D-fructose 6-phosphate from D-glucose 6-phosphate), which encodes MTRITLDPSNLLDSRLGSPGIEARRLTGDLADRFRAAHAEAEARRESGEAGFFALPYAQEAMEGVREVADSFGQWFEALVVVGIGGSSLGARAIADALLKPYWNELSPEEREHFPRLYFLENVDPGTTKALLGRLDLRKTLFNVVSKSGSTAETMAQYLVVEEALRAVLDEATLPGHLLFTTDPVSGALRKLAGERGIPALEVPANVGGRFSVLSAVGLLPAGVVGVDLAELLAGAAAMDERCRTNVLEENPAGLFATLLHAAHAESGRSIHVFMPYGDRLRTLGLWFQQLWAESLGKARDRKGNPVHVGPTPVAALGAVDQHSLLQLLMEGPQDKVVCFLRVEERDSPVEIPRSHPEVGAFSYLGGHTLDELLETERQATAEALRRAGRPSLAISVQRLDARGLGGLIMLFQIATAYAGELYGVDPFDQPGVELGKVLTYGMLGREGYPLSPPGSEP
- a CDS encoding YtxH domain-containing protein, yielding MRDRDEVPYIVVERESGGVGAFIFGALLGAGIALLFAPKSGEETQREIKEKALKFRDAAEERVREMQRQLEDKLDQTRTEVMDRVDQFRTAVESGKETAREARGELEDRIERSKAAYRAGVDAARAAAKEGEES
- the smpB gene encoding SsrA-binding protein SmpB is translated as MNEERGGRRIVATNRKARHEYHILDTWEAGLVLAGPEVKSLREGKVSFKDAHARVEGGEIWLHSLHISPYDPANRWNQDPERPRKLLLHSHEIRKLIGKVEEKGLTLVPLDIYFRNGYARTTLALARGKQLHDKREKLKRRTQEREAQRAMRRE
- a CDS encoding dihydroorotate dehydrogenase, encoding MDQTVERFGIRFGNPILLAAGTCGFGEEVAEVVDLDRVGGLVTKSVTLEPRVGNPAPRVAEFRAGMLNSVGLANPGAFAVLREKLPWIRDHLAELPVFLSVAGNTLDQYVRTVEILEGGTGFVGFELNLSCPNDAKQGAFPFALDPDAIQQVVGRVRSVTPRPLLVKLAPNAPVLEPVIQAAESEGADGLTLVNTLPALAFDPETRRPVLGAGSGGMSGPALLPIGVHAVWSASRLTRLPLVGAGGVASGEDALQYLLAGASLVQVGTASFWDPRAAGRVAEELQRYGVSHGIRSVAELVGAGEVGSEPTPSSRSRDEGPDASLEQVGHARG